CCTGAACGCCACCACCTCcgccaccagcaccacctTGAGTCCGGGCTTGGTGGGAACAGGAGGTGGTAGCACCACCACGCCGGAACCCGATCTATCCGAGTTCCTGGAGGCCCTGCCCAACGACCGCGTGGGTCTGCTGGCCTTCCTCTTCCTGTTCTCCTTTGCCACCGTTTTCGGCAACTCCCTGGTCATACTGGCCGTCATCCGGGAGCGGTACTTGCACACGGCGACCAACTACTTCATCACCAGCCTGGCGGTGGCCGACTGCCTGGTGGGTCTGGTGGTCATGCCCTTCTCGGCGCTCTACGAGGTGCTGGAGAACACGTGGTTCTTCGGCACGGACTGGTGCGACATTTGGCGGTCTTTGGACGTGCTCTTCAGCACCGCCTCCATACTGAATCTGTGCGTGATCTCACTGGACCGCTACTGGGCCATCACGGATCCCTTCAGCTATCCGATGAGGATGACGGTCAAGCGGGCCGCCGGACTGATAGCCGCCGTCTGGATCTGCTCCAGTGCCATTAGCTTTCCGGCCATCGTGTGGTGGCGGGCGGCAAGGGATGGCGAGATGCCCGCCTACAAGTGCACCTTCACCGAGCACCTGGGCTACCTGGTCTTCTCGTCGACGATATCCTTCTACCTGCCgctgctggtgatggtgtTCACCTACTGTCGCATCTACAGGGCAGCCGTGATCCAAACGAGATCTCTAAAGATTGGCACCAAGCAGGTGCTCATGGCCTCCGGTGAACTGCAGCTCACATTGCGCATTCATCGGGGCGGCACCACGCGGGATCAGCAAAATCAGGTTTCCGGCGGTGGAGGTggcggaggagcaggcggcggtggcggcggatCATTGAGCCACTCGCACTCCCATTCGCATCACCATCATCACAATCACGGCGGTGGCACGACGACCTCCACGCCAGAGGAGCCGGATGATGAGCCACTATCCGCACTGCATAACAACGGACTGGCCCGCCATCGGCACATGGGCAAGAACTTCTCGCTGTCCAGGAAACTGGCCAAGTTCGCCAAGGAGAAGAAGGCGGCCAAGACGCTGGGCATCGTGATGGGCGTGTTCATCATCTGCTGGCTGCCCTTCTTCGTGGTCAATCTGCTGTCCGGGTTCTGCATCGAGTGCATCGAGCACGAGGAGATCGTCTCGGCCATCGTCACCTGGCTCGGCTGGATCAACTCCTGCATGAATCCTGTGATCTACGCCTGCTGGAGCAGGGACTTTCGCAGGTGAGGATCCGTAGTTGTCCATGAAGCGAGGCATTCAGTTCCACAAAACGCAGCatcttatttttcaatttttatgccAAAGGAGTTCGCACAAGGATTAAGCTTATCTTTTACTATTCGTATGGAAGCTTATATGTTTTTAGCTAGAACgaagatatttattttccgtTTACCTTTGGCAGAGGACCCTCGAAACCACTGAGAAGTACTCGTTTTGTgtgctatttttatttgggcTGCGTTTTTGTGGCTTTCGAATGCCAAGCTTAACCCCACGGCTGGCCCCGATCCTAACCGGCTTCTCTTCCAGGGCCTTTGTGCGTCTGCTGTGCATGTGCTGTCCTCGCAAGATTCGCCGCAAGTACCAGCCCACGATGCGTTCCAAGTCGCAGGTGAGTGTTCCACGACCCACTTCATCCACTGTCGTTCTCATCCTCCGCCAGGCGATTCAactcaattcgattcgattctcTTCATCGTTTTTTACGGTCTGGGTAACTGGGAAACTTGGAAACTTGGCGGTTTTCCGCATTTTCTCCTCGGCtgactgttgttgttgcatcCACTGTTTTGGcggccaaacaaaaactgGTTGACGAAGACCGCTTTAATGAATTACGCGCTCCACTTTCGTATGCTCCAAAAACGAAACTCAACGAACGgcgaaattaatttacaaatttaatgaatatgcaaaaaaatataactgACATTTACCCCTCGtacccaccacccacacgATTCTGGCCACGACTTCCGTTCACACATGGCAGGCAGCCATGAAAACTTCCTGACATCCGCAGCAGATTCATCCTCACCCAGCGCCACCATCCCCACACCCCGAATCCTGCATAAATCATCCGGGGCGCATCACTCAACC
This genomic stretch from Drosophila yakuba strain Tai18E2 chromosome 3R, Prin_Dyak_Tai18E2_2.1, whole genome shotgun sequence harbors:
- the LOC6538039 gene encoding LOW QUALITY PROTEIN: dopamine receptor 2 (The sequence of the model RefSeq protein was modified relative to this genomic sequence to represent the inferred CDS: substituted 1 base at 1 genomic stop codon) gives rise to the protein MVEDNGSSPEAEGAEGAGAPLLALLRVDGLNQTQTRSPSPSFFGSYNISEDVYFYFNGLPTSTELVLNATTSATSTTLSPGLVGTGGGSTTTPEPDLSEFLEALPNDRVGLLAFLFLFSFATVFGNSLVILAVIRERYLHTATNYFITSLAVADCLVGLVVMPFSALYEVLENTWFFGTDWCDIWRSLDVLFSTASILNLCVISLDRYWAITDPFSYPMRMTVKRAAGLIAAVWICSSAISFPAIVWWRAARDGEMPAYKCTFTEHLGYLVFSSTISFYLPLLVMVFTYCRIYRAAVIQTRSLKIGTKQVLMASGELQLTLRIHRGGTTRDQQNQVSGGGGGGGAGGGGGGSLSHSHSHSHHHHHNHGGGTTTSTPEEPDDEPLSALHNNGLARHRHMGKNFSLSRKLAKFAKEKKAAKTLGIVMGVFIICWLPFFVVNLLSGFCIECIEHEEIVSAIVTWLGWINSCMNPVIYACWSRDFRRAFVRLLCMCCPRKIRRKYQPTMRSKSQCHVAAAMVAASTSFGYHSVNQIDRTLMXRQLSSCSTCSGGSNCGGSRSAHHQHHSSGTATPSSSQRSCTRCQSFHRHHHRSRRRSSGMQLRGDYNSTTAVNSALAKTIVTISAPPVAAASASSLHLGVGGRPSSVSTLTIASVPPTLSGSGSGSGATTPLAPSLKALTPGPANSSGHHVSFMPMTGMKRLRSSNASLGSANGIISSVGGADTTSAPSLIDAGEDQVQIRNHHRILEQCQSVQSQITTLGDVEDDEEVSDSESESIGLALVETTPQLESQPAEASSSSSSSVK